Proteins from a genomic interval of uncultured Methanobrevibacter sp.:
- a CDS encoding 30S ribosomal protein S3, producing MIEKDFVQEGLRRTRIDEYLEKELERAGYGGMEVQITPLGTMVIVYAERPGMVIGRGGKNVRNITNVLKTEFGLDNPQIEVKEVEVPELNPKIMAYKISNMLQRGMHFRRVAYSTIRRIMGAGAQGVEVTISGKIRGSRSAVAKFVEGYIKKCGEPSIRLVEEGFATAELKPGVLGIYVRIMPPETVLPDSVEILPPKMIIEEDGEVIEEEIDVETEEVIEEEIIEDVEDLDELEEVVEEETTEEVAEDDS from the coding sequence ATGATAGAAAAAGATTTCGTTCAAGAAGGCCTTAGAAGAACTAGAATTGATGAATACTTAGAAAAAGAACTTGAAAGAGCTGGATACGGTGGTATGGAAGTTCAAATTACACCTTTAGGTACCATGGTTATTGTTTACGCAGAAAGACCTGGTATGGTTATTGGTAGAGGTGGTAAAAACGTAAGGAATATTACCAACGTTTTAAAAACCGAATTCGGTTTAGACAATCCACAAATTGAAGTTAAAGAAGTTGAAGTTCCTGAACTTAACCCTAAAATCATGGCATACAAAATCTCTAACATGTTACAAAGAGGTATGCACTTCAGAAGAGTGGCTTACTCTACTATCCGTAGAATCATGGGCGCAGGAGCTCAAGGTGTGGAAGTTACTATTTCTGGTAAAATCAGAGGTTCTAGATCTGCTGTAGCAAAATTCGTTGAAGGATACATCAAAAAATGTGGAGAACCTTCCATCAGATTAGTAGAAGAAGGTTTCGCTACCGCTGAATTAAAACCTGGTGTATTAGGTATTTATGTAAGAATTATGCCTCCGGAAACTGTATTGCCTGATTCCGTTGAAATCCTTCCTCCAAAAATGATCATCGAAGAAGACGGTGAAGTCATCGAAGAAGAAATCGATGTTGAAACCGAAGAAGTCATCGAAGAAGAAATCATTGAGGATGTTGAAGATCTCGACGAATTAGAAGAAGTTGTTGAAGAAGAAACTACTGAAGAAGTAGCAGAAGATGATAGTTAA
- a CDS encoding 50S ribosomal protein L22, with protein MANKYAYNEEVDEAKTARAMAKSLKISPKHSVEICSAIRGMEVAKAKAYLEDVIDMKKSVPFKRHNKKVGHRKGQEGWAAGRYPVKAAEQILKVLENAEANAEYKGMDTEKLFIEHISSHKGVVIPGYIPRAFGRMTPFNTPTTHIQIVLQEAN; from the coding sequence ATGGCTAACAAATATGCTTATAATGAAGAAGTTGATGAAGCAAAAACTGCACGTGCTATGGCAAAATCTCTTAAGATTTCTCCTAAGCATAGTGTTGAAATTTGCAGTGCAATCAGAGGAATGGAAGTAGCAAAAGCTAAAGCTTATTTAGAAGATGTTATTGACATGAAAAAATCTGTTCCTTTCAAAAGACACAACAAAAAAGTTGGTCACAGAAAAGGACAAGAAGGATGGGCTGCTGGTAGGTATCCTGTAAAAGCTGCAGAACAAATCTTAAAAGTTTTAGAAAACGCTGAAGCTAACGCAGAATACAAAGGTATGGACACTGAAAAATTATTCATTGAACATATCTCATCTCACAAAGGTGTAGTTATCCCTGGTTACATCCCAAGAGCATTCGGTAGAATGACTCCATTCAATACACCTACTACTCATATTCAAATTGTATTACAGGAGGCTAACTAA
- the rpsS gene encoding 30S ribosomal protein S19, whose translation MARKIFKYKGYTLEELQAMSLEEVMELLPARQRRSLKRGFLPRQQIVLDKMRKLNKEGTKDGRPVVVRTHCRDMIVIPEMVGTTFGIYDGQNFVEVTIEPEMIGHYFGEYAPTRKRVQHGDPGMGATRSSMFVPLK comes from the coding sequence TTGGCAAGAAAAATATTTAAATATAAAGGTTATACTCTTGAAGAACTTCAAGCTATGTCTTTAGAGGAAGTTATGGAATTACTCCCTGCAAGACAAAGAAGATCTTTAAAAAGAGGATTCTTACCAAGACAACAAATTGTTTTGGATAAAATGAGAAAATTAAATAAAGAAGGAACTAAAGATGGTCGTCCTGTTGTAGTTAGGACCCATTGTAGAGACATGATTGTAATACCTGAAATGGTCGGAACCACTTTCGGTATTTATGATGGTCAAAATTTTGTAGAAGTTACCATTGAACCTGAAATGATTGGTCATTACTTCGGTGAATACGCACCAACCAGAAAAAGAGTTCAACACGGAGACCCAGGTATGGGTGCTACTAGATCATCCATGTTTGTACCACTTAAATAA
- a CDS encoding 50S ribosomal protein L2: MGKRLIHQRRGRGTPAHRVASHRFKDKIRYRSYDALEKEGSIKGKVIDIVHDPARTAPIAEVKFENGEKKFILAPESIQIDDEIECGISAPIKFGNTLPLAEIPEGTPIYDIENTPGDGGRFVRSSGTYASVVTHDANQAVVELPSGELKYLNPNCRASIGVVAGGGRKDKPFLKAGKRWHAYKAKGKKFMTVRGVAMNAVDHPHGGGNRQHPGRPTTVSRHAPPGRKVGSIAAKRTGLKR; the protein is encoded by the coding sequence ATGGGAAAACGATTAATCCACCAAAGAAGAGGAAGAGGAACTCCTGCTCACCGTGTTGCTTCACATCGTTTTAAAGATAAAATCAGATACAGATCTTACGATGCATTAGAAAAAGAAGGAAGTATCAAAGGAAAAGTTATTGACATCGTTCACGATCCAGCAAGAACCGCTCCTATCGCAGAAGTAAAATTCGAAAATGGTGAAAAGAAATTTATATTAGCACCTGAAAGCATTCAAATCGATGATGAAATTGAATGTGGTATTTCTGCTCCTATCAAATTCGGTAACACATTACCACTTGCTGAAATTCCTGAAGGTACCCCAATTTACGATATCGAAAACACTCCTGGAGACGGAGGTCGTTTTGTAAGATCTTCTGGAACTTACGCTTCTGTAGTTACTCATGATGCAAACCAAGCTGTTGTAGAATTACCATCCGGTGAATTAAAATACTTAAACCCTAACTGCCGTGCAAGTATCGGTGTAGTTGCTGGTGGAGGTAGAAAAGATAAACCGTTCCTTAAAGCAGGTAAAAGATGGCATGCTTACAAAGCTAAAGGTAAGAAGTTCATGACTGTTAGAGGAGTAGCTATGAACGCTGTAGATCACCCTCACGGGGGAGGTAACAGACAACATCCTGGTCGTCCTACCACTGTTTCAAGACATGCACCACCAGGAAGAAAAGTTGGTTCAATTGCAGCTAAAAGAACAGGTTTAAAAAGATAG
- a CDS encoding 50S ribosomal protein L23 gives MDSYSVIIKPHVTEKTMNLIDLNNEIAFVVNRKANKNQIKYAFEDLYEEKVARVNTHITTKGVKVAYIKLVEEEMAEEIAVRLGVF, from the coding sequence ATGGATTCATATTCAGTTATTATTAAACCTCATGTTACTGAAAAAACCATGAACTTAATCGATTTAAATAATGAGATTGCGTTCGTTGTAAATCGTAAAGCTAACAAAAATCAAATCAAATACGCTTTTGAAGATTTATATGAAGAAAAAGTAGCAAGAGTCAACACTCACATTACTACTAAAGGTGTAAAAGTAGCATATATCAAACTTGTTGAAGAAGAAATGGCGGAAGAAATCGCTGTCAGATTAGGAGTATTCTAA
- the rpl4p gene encoding 50S ribosomal protein L4, which translates to MKVNVYSINGEVKEDIELPAIFDEVYRPDLIKRAVLSAQSARVQPWGNDPMAGKRTSAKGWGSGRGTARVPRIKNGSKAAFVPMAIGGRQAHPTRAEKNHHEKINIKERRFAIRSAVAATVNKELVENRGHKVEDLEQVPIIVEDDIEEVKTTKQTREIFEKLGVYDDIIRAKEGKRIRAGRGKTRGRKYKKVKGPLVVVGEDKGISLGARNHAGVDVVVAENLNAELLAPGTHAGRLTIYTKSAVEKLGGLFQ; encoded by the coding sequence ATGAAAGTTAACGTTTATTCTATTAATGGGGAAGTCAAAGAAGATATTGAACTTCCAGCTATTTTTGATGAAGTATACAGACCAGATTTAATCAAAAGAGCTGTACTTTCTGCACAATCTGCTAGAGTACAACCATGGGGTAATGACCCAATGGCAGGTAAAAGAACTTCCGCTAAAGGATGGGGTTCAGGTAGAGGTACCGCAAGAGTACCAAGGATTAAAAATGGTTCCAAAGCAGCTTTTGTACCAATGGCTATTGGTGGTAGACAAGCTCACCCAACAAGAGCAGAAAAAAATCATCATGAAAAAATCAACATAAAAGAAAGAAGATTTGCTATCAGATCTGCTGTTGCAGCAACTGTTAACAAAGAACTTGTTGAAAACAGAGGCCACAAAGTGGAAGACTTAGAACAAGTTCCTATTATTGTTGAAGATGATATTGAAGAAGTAAAAACTACCAAACAAACTCGTGAAATCTTTGAAAAATTAGGAGTTTACGACGATATCATTCGTGCAAAAGAAGGTAAAAGAATCAGAGCTGGTAGAGGTAAAACAAGAGGAAGAAAATACAAAAAAGTAAAAGGACCTCTCGTTGTAGTCGGTGAAGACAAAGGTATTTCCTTAGGTGCAAGAAACCACGCTGGTGTAGATGTTGTGGTTGCAGAAAACTTAAATGCTGAATTATTAGCACCTGGTACCCATGCTGGAAGACTCACTATTTACACCAAATCAGCTGTTGAAAAGTTAGGAGGTTTATTCCAATAA
- the rpl3p gene encoding 50S ribosomal protein L3, translated as MVRHHQPRKGSVAFSPRKRAAKETPRIKSWPKSDEPKLLGLAGYKVGMTHALVTDTDKNSPTQGMDIFTPVTVLEVPPVVVMGIRAYEKTSRGLKVITEVLADNLDQELSRKISLPKEYNKSEAIAKIQGALENTEEIRVLVHTNPKVTSVPKKKPDIFECGIGGANPEEKLNTALELLGNEVKASEIFNEGEFVDAIATTKGKGFQGVVKRWGIRIQYGKAVRAGKGRHVGSIGPWTPRRTMWTVAQAGQMGYHKRTEFNKRILKIASADEVDQINPDGGFVKYGLVKNDYVLVKGSLPGPSKRLVILRQPIRPNNKAEDIPQINYISTKSKQGV; from the coding sequence ATGGTTAGACATCATCAACCAAGAAAAGGGTCTGTTGCTTTTAGTCCAAGAAAAAGAGCAGCTAAAGAAACCCCTAGAATAAAATCTTGGCCAAAATCAGATGAACCAAAATTACTCGGCCTCGCAGGTTATAAAGTCGGCATGACTCACGCTTTAGTCACTGATACTGATAAAAACTCTCCAACTCAAGGAATGGATATTTTCACTCCTGTAACTGTATTGGAAGTACCTCCAGTCGTAGTAATGGGAATTAGAGCTTATGAAAAAACTTCTCGTGGTTTGAAAGTAATCACCGAAGTACTTGCAGACAATTTAGATCAAGAACTTTCAAGGAAAATTTCACTTCCGAAAGAATACAACAAATCTGAAGCTATTGCAAAAATACAAGGTGCATTAGAAAACACAGAAGAAATTAGAGTCTTAGTACACACAAATCCAAAAGTAACTAGCGTACCTAAGAAAAAACCAGATATATTTGAATGTGGTATCGGAGGAGCAAATCCTGAAGAAAAATTAAACACCGCATTAGAATTATTAGGTAACGAAGTAAAAGCTAGTGAAATCTTCAATGAAGGTGAATTTGTTGATGCAATTGCAACCACAAAAGGAAAAGGATTCCAAGGTGTAGTAAAAAGATGGGGAATTAGGATTCAATACGGTAAAGCTGTCAGAGCTGGTAAAGGTAGACACGTCGGTTCCATTGGTCCTTGGACACCAAGAAGAACCATGTGGACTGTAGCTCAAGCAGGTCAAATGGGTTACCACAAAAGAACTGAATTCAATAAAAGAATCCTAAAAATCGCATCAGCTGACGAAGTTGACCAAATCAACCCAGATGGTGGATTTGTTAAATACGGACTTGTCAAAAATGATTACGTATTAGTTAAAGGTTCCTTACCAGGTCCTTCCAAAAGATTAGTAATCTTAAGACAACCTATCAGACCTAATAATAAAGCTGAGGATATACCTCAAATTAACTATATAAGTACAAAATCTAAACAAGGGGTATAA